The DNA sequence GGGAGGTGTTCGACCAGTGACGCGCATCCAGCAAGTCCAGTGGGAGCTGGAGATGGACTACATCGGCCACCCGTACTACGTCTCGGGGAACGCGATCCTCCACGCACTCGGCCAGCACGTCCCGCACGACGTCCACCAGCACCTCCACGCCAGTCACGGGGTGTTCGTCCCCGGCCAGTTCGGGACGTTCCCCGAAGAGCACTCACAGAGCGGCATCCGACCGTACCTCGGGAGCGGGCTCCCGGACGTCGAGAGCTACGATGACCTGTTCCTGATGCGGAACCCGGCCCATCGCTGGCTTCTCGACAGCCGTCCGCGAGACGCGCTGAACACCCACGACATCCGCCCGCAGAGCGGGCACCCGGCGCTGTCCCACGAGACGATCATGGGCAAGCCGGAGGACGCTCGCAAGCAGCAGCAGACGACGAAGTGGTACATCAACGCCTACCTGCACGCCGATGACCCCGATGCGCTCCCGCTGGGCGAGGACGTGCTTGACGGCCTCCAGTTCGGGGGCAAACGGAACTACGGCTACGGCATCACGCGGCTGAAGGACACGCAGGTTGTCGACCTCGACGATCTGGACTACTCCCGGCTCGAAGACGGCGAGGCCTTCCTCGTGGAGGTGACGACGCCGTTCGTGCTGGAGTCGGAGTACCCCAAGGCCGCCGACCAGGACGTCCCGTGGTGGTGGAAGGAGAGCCGACGCGATCTCCGTGAGCGAGAGGAGAAGATCCTCGAGCAACGGGAGGTCTACAAGCTCCAAACCGTCGACCACGGGCAGGTCGTGAAGTACGAGGGCGACCGCCCCATCGAGACCGCGAAGAGCGGCATCCTTCGGGTCGGCAGTCACTCGAAGTACGGCTTCGGAGAGTTCCAAGTGAAGCCGGTCGAACCCCGGTCAGATCAGTGTAAGAACTCATAGAAGAACGGCGAAATAGCGGAGTGAGAAATCCGAACGATGACAGGTGAATCGGCGACTAAACATCACGCGGTTCCGTGAATAAAGAAATCGTATTCACAACAACTGATATCGACGAATGAGGGCCGATTTATCCACTTTTTCTTGTAGAATTTCGATATTAGGTATGGGGATTTCTTTGAGCCGATTACTGTCTACTTCGCGTACGCATCACTGCAATACCGATTCCGAGGAACATAATGAGGGCGGCAATTGGTTCGATCCACGGGAGAAGCGCTGACTCACCGGAGACAACCTCATCGTAGAACGCTCCAATGGTTGCACCACCAAGAAACACAAGCCAGCCAACGGTTCGTCCCACCATCCAGTTCTCCGTGCGTGATTGATACACCACGATAAGCCACGCAACCACAAAGAGGCCGCCCGCCAGAAGCGTCACCCAGTCCATAATCATCAATACTCAGTCCAAAAAGAAAAATCCGGCTCAGTTGGAATCCTTCAAACTAGGTAGCAAGGCGGATTCCCTGACCCACCGTACGCGGGGCCGTTGACATCTGAGAACGTCTACGTCGCAGTCAGCGTCTCCTCAATGATAACTGAGCGCGTCTGTGTGTGGACGACACGGACAGTAATCTCGTCCCCCTGAGTAATTGGGCAAGCGCCACCAATAATACGGAATGCGATTTCATCGCCCGGTGCGTACTCCGAGTTGTGAATCGCGTTCGGGCCAGGGACGCCGTCCCAGCCATATGCTCGCTGGTCGAAAATATCATCCCCCTCAATATTTGACTGGTCGATATCATTACCGCCGGAGGATACTGGCAGGTCAACTAATCGACCTTGTTTCCCACAGGCACCCGATGCATCTACAACGACTTCCATATTGGACACTTGTATCGTGTCACCCGCAACGTGAGTTATCCGAATAATTCCATCATCATTCCCCGCTTGAGGGACCAATTCGCCACTTGATTGACCGACAATCGGCGCGGGCTGATTAACTTGGTCAGCAAACCCAAGTGCAAACACCGAAATTGTCGCGGCAAGGAGCACCACGATAGCGACCAGGAAAATATTCCCTATAACCGGTGAAACCGCTCGTGACGACGAACCCATCGTGGTTTCCTTTTATTAGTCCTGTACAAATTAGTTTATAGTCATCTATACGCTAACCAGGCGTGGAGAACGGGAAATTGCTGCTCGTCGCGACTGGGAAACCCAGTACGTCGACCTCACCGAGTAACATCGCTGTTTCAAGCGATCAGGGACAGGTAGATGCCACTCGCCCCAGCAACACGGCTTCCTTCGCGTGGGAGGCGCTCGGTAGCTCCGTGGACTCACTCAAGCAGGCCGAGTTCAGTGAGGCGGTCTTCGACGTGTTTCAGTGCGGACTGTGCATCCTCAGATTCATTTGCGCCAGTAATGACGAGTTTCCCACTGCCGAAGAGGAGGACGACAACGTCGGGGTCGTCGAGACGATAGACGAGCCCGGGGAACTGTTCGGGTTCGTATTCGACTTGCTCTAAGCCCAGGCCGATCGCAATCGCGTTCAAGTTCAACGATTGTTCGAGACTCGCACTGGAGACGATATTCTGCACCGTAACAGAAGGATTGCTCGCAACATCAATCCCTAACGCACGGAGGTCATCGAAGACGATTTCGAGGGCTTTGTGAACACCATCGACGCTTTGCGCGCCGGTGCAGACGACTTTCCCCGAGTCGAATATCAGCGTGGCTGACTTCGGCTCCTGAAGGCGGTAGACAACCCCAGGGAAGTCCTCTGGATTGTACTCCGCGCCATTGAGGTCGATACCGAGCTGGTCAAGAGCGAGTTCCTGGCCGAGATCACTGGATGCAACAACGTTCTGGATTTCGATCGTGTCCGCCAGCGTGCTCATACGCGGTATTCGTCGGACAAACTCTTAAATAGCAGGTGGAACTGTGTGGCGCTGGTAAGACCCTCAACGGCTAACTCGGCCTGAAACCTCCAAAGGCAGATCTCTCTCGCAGTGAATGCCCCCGCCGCTCACGGCGGAGAGAACGTCACTTATCTAGTGCATTGCCGCGGGCTTAATCCTCGAATGATTCAGCCCGCTCCGGCTAGAATCCTACTGCATCAAGAGGGGAGTGGATGTATCCAGAGTGCGGTGGCGATACCGCATAGCAGTACGACGTCGCCCAGCGGTGTGAAGATTGGGCCCGGGGTTGCGAGGAGGTAGACCGGCTCAAACGGTGGCCGAACCATCGGTGCAAGTTCGAGTGCTGACTGGACAGCGAAGACAACGATGATGGCTTTCGCGATGGCTCGCCTGCCAAGACGTGGCCCGGTGACGAACAGTACCGCAAGGAGGAACGACGCCTCGAATAGCCACCGAACTGGTGTGTTTCCGAGTGGAATTCCAGCGTTGAGAGCCCAGGTTGAGACGGTCATGGCGGTTGGGTCGGCGGTTACCCTCCGAACAAGTGCGGTGAGGAGGGCGGTGATCCAGCTCGCGGTGACGAGGCCGATGACCGCGACGAGTGCAGCAACACTGGCTGCGACGACGCCGCGCCGCACCGTGAGGCGTGGGGCGATGTGTGTGTCAGCGACCAGCACAGGTTGTGGGTCGGACGATGACTCCGCGACTACCACGTTTTCGAGGTTCGTGACAAGCCAGTCGTACCCGTCGTGGTAGGCGAGCCAGACTGCAGTCGCAATCGCGAGAACGGTTACAACGCTCTCGAGGGGCGCCACGAGGATAGAGAGGGGGGATGACAAGATAGCGCCACCTAGCATGGCCGTCCCGAGCGTTACGAGGAGGTCGACAACGTATACGAGGGCCGCGCCAGCAGCGACCGACCAGCGTGTCGGCTGTCGGACGAAGATGCGGACAGCCAGCAGTAACGGCGCGAACACAAGGATTGTCCCGACCCAGTTAATTAGGAGGCCTGGCAGGAGGTCCGGGAGTGGTCCGAGCGTGCGGTTTGTCGCAGCTGTCCGACTTACTGTGAGGAGGATGGACAGGAGGGCGGCCAGCGCGCCGGCGATAACGGCGGCACTGATGTCGTGGCGGCTGGCGTTGAAGTCAGGGTGCTTCATGCTTCACAGAGGGGGCTACCATGCCCGATCTCATTAACAGTTGTTGCAAATACGATTGCTTTATTCGCGTGGACGGCGTCGTATGCCGCTCCACGCATAATTACTAGGTAACCACTGAATAACCAATCCCGTGTTTTCAACTACTGATAAAGTAGATCATATTGCCAACAACTGTCACGGCACCGCTTGTCGGCCCCCTTCTCTTGGCGTTGTATTGGCTACTCGACGTTTATGTAGTTCCAGCAAAAGCACTCGGTATGGACAAGACGCCTCCAACCCGCCGGGATGTCCTCTCTGTGCTTGGGGTTGGTCTGACCGCCGGGCTCGCCGGCTGCAATCGCCTCACAGACACTGGCTCCTCGCCGGATAGGTCGGCGCAGACGGGAACCAGTAGTGGCGACGCAGATATCACGGTCAGTATCTTGACTGAGTCCCAGCCAGCACAGCTCCCTCCACTCTGGGACGACCATCGCATCGAGGACTTTCAGGCCGCGTTCACTGTCGAGACGAGCGGCGCCCCGTCACAGGTCACAGTTAGTACCGGCAGCGTCGAGATCAACAGAGAGTCTGGGCAGTGGGATAGTGATTCTGTGACCGTTCAGCCCGGCCAGATGGCTGCCGGCGAACAAGAGTTCACGGCGAACGCTCGAAAAAACGAGACTACAGTAGCGGATACGGCGACCGCAAGGAAACCGGTGCCGGGCAACTACAAACTCGATGTAGTTCCGGAACGAAACGAAGCACTCCGACAGACAATCCAGACCAACAGCGACGAAGCAAATTATCTCGACGACCGCGGCGGATTCACCGAAGACGACCCAGTCTTCAGCTCTTACAGCAGCCACGAACACGTAGGGTTCGACAAACTCGGCGTCGATCTCGTCGCACTCGAATGGCGACACGACAACGACTACGAAGAACTTTCTCCAGACCCAAAAACAGACCCTAATATAGAAACAACACAATTTATCCAAAGCATAGGCACAGATACAGGCGACCCGGAGATACAGGCGATAAAGAACGGAGAAAAAGGTGTAACCACTTATCCAAACGGGGAGTGGAACTCTCAAACCAGAGATGGTGGTAGTTTTGACTACGAAACGTTCGCGAACGCAGAAACAGTAGGTGAGGCGCTTGATGGACTACACACCTACCTATTCAACTGGCAGGCCATCAAAACCGATATCGGTCCAAGGAGTGATGAGGACTTCATCTATGCACCGACACTCGAACAAGCGATCGAACAGAAAAATAACAACAATTTAGAAGCACACGGGTGGGACTTCGACCTCGACTCACACGGAAACGGCCTAATCTACGGGAAGAACCCCGATGGCAGTGACGAACTCCGAGTAATGGAAACCGTCGCCAATCCAGTAACAAGTACTCCACAAACCATACACGAACAAAGACATCCCTTAGTCGAGGATTCGAACTACCTCAACCCGGATCATGAAGAATTCAACAAATACTGGCACCCACTCAGATTCGGATGGGACGGCTACAGCAACAGCCAAAGATGGAACTTTGAAGAAGAGAAAAGAAAAGCATCAGTCACCGTAAGAAACATCGCATCCTCGCTCCATCCCGAGGACGCTGCGGGTATAGCAGCCAGAGACCAGAATTCCTTAGGAATGACTACAGAATACCTCCAGGACTTTACTGAAAAATTGCGTACATATAATCAGAACGATGCGGACTTCCAGGAACTATACAACCAGTCCAAGATACTGGACAAGCTCTTCAGAGATGAAGAAAACAACCACGTAATCTATGGCGGCACGGAGAACCCTCAGTATGCGGTGGTAGAAGATAGCTCAGTAATTGAAGAGGTCTGGAAGGATGAGCAGGGTCGCTACGATGACTTCGACCAGTTTCTCCGCGACAACCCCAGCCACAGCACAGCTCTGGACGACGGCAATCCAACACTGGACCGAGACGCAAAATAACTCCAGCAGCACCCGCTAAACAAAGCCCAAATAACGGATTATTCGGGTGAGAGCTCGAATTCAGGGACGGGAGGGTTATAATTTCAGCTAAAGCCGCCCTCGTGGTAGGAACGACAATATTCATACGGGTGTTCCTGGTATCTGTGCGACGTGCCCTCCACACGACGCCGCTTTCTGGTGCAGACGAGCAGTCTCGGGGGACTTGCGCTACTGGCTGGCTGTGCTGGCTGGAACGCTGATACGCCCATGGTTCCGACACTCGAAATAGCGATCGAGAATGCCACGGAGGACGCCCACGTATTCCATGTTGCCGTTGAAACGGGCGATGGGCTCGGACAGTGGGCCTCACGTGAGATCCCGCCAGAAACGCGCGAGGTTGTCGAGAGAGAGCCAGACGCTAAGTACGATTCCGTGGTCATCCACGGGATTGTCGACGACCAGACGACACGGGGAGAAATACTCGATATTGATGGAACGGACCGGACTGAGATCTGCCCTCGCATGGTCTTCCGGTACAACACCGAAAGCGGCCCGGCAATCCTGCAAAGCTCCGATATTCGCTGTTGAGCGCTCCTTCAACGAATTCCATCGAGAGGGGAACCCTCCCAAACGGAGATGTCGAGAGTGCCTGTGACAATCTGGTATCGACTGACGTGCAGCCTGTGAATCAGTAGACGGCCGTTTCGGCTGGACAGATTGCGGCGGACGCCATTCCAGGTGTTGACTCTCCTTAACCAACATTCGGTGGTGGGATTCGAGTTTGTTGGGTAATGTGGGCTGGCGTCTGGGGGACTGCCGGCGTCACAGTGTTGTGACGCCGGAGGCCGGGATGGGTGTGACACCAGCGACGAAACGAATCGCCGCGAAATCCCGCCAAAACAAGGGCTGTGAGTACGGGCTGTGAGTACACCTACCGGTAGCCAGATGCGGAATACAGTGGGTCGTGTGGTGTGATTCGGATCGGCTCAGTTCGAGTCGATCGTCGTCATCACACCCGGCCGCTGAGCCGGCGTCACAACACAGTGACGCCGGCCCGGTCGTTCCTACGCCTACTCGTGTTTCTGGGCCTCCTCCAACTCCGCATAGTATTCACGATACTCGTCGATGTCCGCAACTAACTCCAACTCACCATCCCGGCCACGCCGGAGCGTTAGCAGGTTCTCGTCGTCACGCGCGCCCCAGTCGTGTTTCTCGTCGCGATGGGAGGTGAGCTTCGCCGTCCACTGCATCGTCCGCTTAATCGTCTCATTCGGCCACTCACTCCGATCGGTCGTCTCCCGGAGGATCGCTCGCACGTCACTGGAGGAGAGGACGAGCTGCGAGCCTCCTCTCGTGTCTGCGTGGCCGCCAAACTTCGGGAAGACGAGCGTAGCGCGGGCTTTGTTCGCGGAGAGGTCTCCGCCGGCTTTCCGCATGGCAATCTTGCGCTCGATAGGAAGTTCGTCGCCGTCGAACTCACCGCGAACGACGACGTTGGCTTCGCCGTCTTCGAGGCGTTGGACGCGTTCTTCAAGCAGCTCGTGCGTATCGGCCTCGACGCGGTCGCGAATCGCTTGGTACGGTTTGACCGTGTTGCCTGCCTCCGAGGACGTAATAGCTAATTCCGTTGGGTCGGGGCCAGCCCACTCAATATGGGGCCGCCGGTCAAGTTCGTCTTCAAGACGACTTACTCGGTCCTGGAGGCGGTCATTTTCCGCGTGCAGGGCGTCGTTGTCAGCTTCTAGCTCAGTTATGCGGTCCTGGAGGCGTTCGTTCGCGGCTTTGCGCTGCTCGGTCTCCGTTTGGAGGGCTTCGATGGTCTCGTCTTTCGCCTCCAGGTTCGCTTCGAGGTCGGTAACGTCGTCTTGTAGTTGTTCCGTCTTCGCAACCGCGTGCTCGTAGTCGCGATTGAGGTCGCGGACGCGGTCGTGGAGGCGTTGGACTTCCCCGGTGAGGGTCTCGAAGGCGGCTTCGGGATTCCCGTTCTGGAACTGCTCGCGGGCGTCCGTAATTGCATCTGGCTGGTCACTCGTACTCACGCATGATCACCCCTGTTGGCCGTGGGTTCCGCTTGCCGTGGTGGGTACTGTGGTGGCTCACAGGACCCGCATGGTCGTTTGTCGTGGTCGCGTGCGTCTGCGAGCGTGTGTTCGTCGACGAACGGCAGCACTTCCGGGCAGGCGGGAATTCCACCGAGATCGGCGTGGTAGGCATCGCCGTCCTGTCCAAACCACACGCGCGTCGATGCTGCCCCAGTCTCACGCTCGGACTCGGGAGTCGGCTTGGAGTCGGGAGTCGTCTTGGAGTTGGTTGTGGTGGTGTTGGGTTGGCAGTTCCGGCAGACGTGGTAGTGGTCGGGGACGTGTTTGCGAGCTATCGGCTGGTACGTTGGCGCGTCAATCTGGGGTGGAGTACAGCGTGGGTGGACTGGACTGTCATCGCTGGGTAAGTGGACGGTGTGGTGGTTGCTTCGATTCGTCCGCAACCGCAGTACGTACGCGCTAGGATCGGTGAGGTCAATCCCGGTGTAGGCCTCGACGACTGCGCGACAGCTCGGGCAGACGAGATACCCCTCGGGCGTGGGTGTGAGGTTCTTCCGGAGCCGGACTTCGCCACAGTCCCGGCACGTCCGCGTCTCCTGAGGCTCACTCTTGAGGGTATGGGGGTTTTGCGGGCAGTCCTCCCGGACATGCGTGCGGAGGTCCTCTGGGTTCGCGAAGTCGCGGCGATGACAGTGCCCGCACTCCAAATGCGTCACTGGCATCTTACACGCCACCCCCATGGAGGCGCGCCACTAACTCGCGGAGTCTTGGGATTGCGGTCTCTGGGCTTGGGGTTGATGGTTGGGCGGGGATCGTCGCGTGAAACCCACCCTTGTAGGCGTGCCAATCAACGCCATCCCGGACCGCCCGCCCCTGGTATGTTCGCATCGTTTGGCTTTCTCCGTCACGGGAGACGTATTGGACGTGAATGCGTGGCTGCTCGCCCACGCTGTCGGCTCGCCGCACTGCAAACAACCGCGGCGACGCACTCGTCTCCATCCCCAACGCAACCTCCGACCGCGTGAGGGCTCGCGGCCCACGCAGAACCCGCTGGTCGGGGGAGGTCGGGTGTGTGGCTGGCATTACCGACGCACCCCCCGGTCGTCTCGGTGTTCTGGGTGAGTTGTGTTGCTCTGGGTGAGGGTGATTTCGGCGTGGATATCCAGTTGCGTGGTGAGGGTTCTTACGTACGCTTCGAGGAATTCGAGCCCGCGTTTCGTCGGCGTGTAGTGGTTACTGCGGCCGTCCCTTTCGTCGGTGGTTTTTTCGAGAGCGCCGGCTTCGACGAGTTGATCAAGGTTCTTGTACAGGCGGCCACGAGTGATTTGGTTGTAGCCGGTCGCTTCGAGTCGCTCCCGGATTGCCAGCCCGTACGCTGTCTCATCCGGCCGGCCGTTGAGTTCGTAGGCAGCGGCGAGCGCGTCCCGCTGGAACCCGCTCAACTCCGTGTAGTTCGTCGCTTCACCATCCTGCTGGGTGGTTGGCTGGCCACCATCCGTCACGGGTTGGGGTTCCGCGAACGCCTTCAGTGGGATATCTTCGAGTGCGCACCCACACGGCTCTGCACTCGTTTCGCCCGACGGCCGGCGTGAGATGGAGTTGAGTGGGGTGTTGCAGCGGGGGCAGTTGTAGAGTTGTGCGTCGGAACGCTCTTGTGCGCGTGCAATCGAATCGTACATGAGCTTCGTACCGGGTTACGAGGCTCCATGCGGGCCCGCTGTCCGAGCAGCGGGGTCCGCGACTTCTCACGTGGACCCACCGCGTAGCGACGAGTCCGCAGATTGCCTCGTTAATTCAGTTATTTGTAGTAATCCACTTATTTGTTTTGCTGAAACTAGCTCAACCACTGAAGCAAATAACAGACACCTGATAATTTATGGCCGGGCCACAGAGAAAGCCAGTATGGGTGGCCGACCTCCTGACACAACTGACCGAGAAATCTTGGTTCTCTTTCGAGACGCTGACGATCCTGTTCTTTCAACCTCGGATATAGCTGATCAGCTCTCATACAGTCTTCAAGGGACCCTGAGCAGACTCACCACTCTTGAACAAGAGAAGGTTCTCGACTCACGTAAGATTGGAAATGCCAAAGCATGGTGGCTCACTGATGCTGGACAGCGATTCCTCGAAGACACAGACGCCGACTTTGCTACCGACCTCGAAAATTCGTAGCTGTTAATTTTGCTCTTCCGTTGACGATGGTAGAAGTGTAGCAAAACGCCGCCAATGGGTTCACAGGTCCGAGTCAAAACGGTAGTACTCTTGCATTCAGTCTTAACCAACAATAGCTACGAATACTCTGGTCTGTTGGTTAAGACGATATTGACTGAGCCAACCTAAGCTACCCGCAACTGCCGGACCAAGTGAACATTAACCCACTCTCAACCCAGCCTCTCAGAGAACCCACGCCAAACCACGCAAGCCGCCAAATATCCGTTCACACGGAATTCCCGATCTCGTGTGTATCTCTCGGAAACCAGTTCTCTTAACGCGTAACCCCGTGGGTGTCCGGCTAGGTCGGGAGAAAGGACGGAAATCCAGTGACCTATTGGAATGCTACCAGCTATTCATCATCATCCTCGGGTTCGCTGCCCTGATTTGCACTCAGGGCGTCGGTCGAACCTTTTTGCATCGTACTTCCTTCAGCCTCCGGGATCTCCTCGTCATCGCTCATGTTATTGTCTTACACGACTGGAACTAAAAGAGTTCCCCCAAGTAGGAGTGTTAGGCCTATTATCGATAGACGAGCAATTGTCTCAACATCCTTGGCCCGTTCACCTGCTTTACCTCTGGCATTTTTGACCCAATCAGAGTATCCAGTAGTGAGAATCCATTCTAAATACTTTTCCTCCCCCATATCGTGGGCGTTTGCCACATCTATTGTTGATTCTTTGGGACCACCATCGACCTCCCTTCCACGTTGTTCCCATAGACCAAGAATAACTGCAGCCAGTAGCAATACTGCTCCAGAAGACATAATCACAAACAGATTGAGGGGAATGTCGACGCCTGTAGAGGAGAGAAGACCGACAAATATTGTAAGTATAATTCCATCGAATCGGGCGATTCTGTTTGCTCGTTCAGCCTGTTCCTCGAAGTCACCTAAGTGGTGGTCAAGAGTATGCCGAATATCCTCGTGTTGTCGCCTTAGGCGTCTAAGTCGGGGTGACTCTCCATCTATATTGACCTCAATATTCTGCTCCTGCTTGTCCATTATCGGAAGCGATTAGTTGAACCCTCTTACAACTTGCTCAGGTCAATCGACCTCTGTGAGTGCTTTATCCTTGACTCATTATCTGGAAGAGGTGCTGAAGCAGTAGAATTCCCGGCTTTAGATAGCGTCCTCTCCTGCATAGATGTCGTCAATGAGTTCACGGTCGGTAAATGCATCTGTCATTCTATCCAATATCTCGAACGCGATATTCATCCGTTCAGGCACATCATCTCTCCACCAGTCCAAATGAAAGTGCGTCCCGTGGGCGACTTCGTTACGTAGTCCCCTAAAATTCGCTAACCTTCCTTGAGTCTGCTTAGATAAAATACCACAGTTAACAAGAAGCTGTTCTCTGTGGCCCTGACTCATACCCGAATACAAGTAATCAAATGCGCCATTCTGGAACTCTTCCTTTATTACAAACACCAGAATCAGATGCGTTGAAAGATCCTCTATTACTGCGTGTGTTTGGATTATTAGCTGGAATAATTCATCTTTTACACTTCCAATATTTCCCCAGTCATCCCATTCATCAAGTATCGATTCCCAATCTTCTTCCAGATGAGAAACCCGCATTCTGAGACGGGTACTGTCATCTGAGTCCTGATAGCGGTCAGCCATATGATTAGTGAGGTGCAGTGAAACAAAAAAGTGGGCAAAGAATGATTTTGCATACCTCTGTGGAGCCGGTTGCGAGTGCGGCTGCAGAACGGTGGGGAGTGTTTTGGATTGGTGGCCTTAGCCACACGCTCCGCGTTCTGTTCGAGTGCTTTTGCTAACCAACAACCGGCCTTTCTGCCAGCGAGTGTTGGTTAGCCAGATCGGGCAGTCATCATCGGAACTAATTGGGTGTTGCTTGTCGGCGCTATATGCACACTACGTTCGTTAGGTGGCTGTTCGGACTGCTCGCAATGACGGGACAGCGACTTCTCACGTTGAACCACCGCGTAGCGATGGGTCCGCAGATTCCCTCGTCAG is a window from the Halobacterium hubeiense genome containing:
- a CDS encoding type IV pilin yields the protein MGSSSRAVSPVIGNIFLVAIVVLLAATISVFALGFADQVNQPAPIVGQSSGELVPQAGNDDGIIRITHVAGDTIQVSNMEVVVDASGACGKQGRLVDLPVSSGGNDIDQSNIEGDDIFDQRAYGWDGVPGPNAIHNSEYAPGDEIAFRIIGGACPITQGDEITVRVVHTQTRSVIIEETLTAT
- a CDS encoding TATA-box-binding protein, which codes for MSTLADTIEIQNVVASSDLGQELALDQLGIDLNGAEYNPEDFPGVVYRLQEPKSATLIFDSGKVVCTGAQSVDGVHKALEIVFDDLRALGIDVASNPSVTVQNIVSSASLEQSLNLNAIAIGLGLEQVEYEPEQFPGLVYRLDDPDVVVLLFGSGKLVITGANESEDAQSALKHVEDRLTELGLLE
- a CDS encoding FecR family protein, coding for MDKTPPTRRDVLSVLGVGLTAGLAGCNRLTDTGSSPDRSAQTGTSSGDADITVSILTESQPAQLPPLWDDHRIEDFQAAFTVETSGAPSQVTVSTGSVEINRESGQWDSDSVTVQPGQMAAGEQEFTANARKNETTVADTATARKPVPGNYKLDVVPERNEALRQTIQTNSDEANYLDDRGGFTEDDPVFSSYSSHEHVGFDKLGVDLVALEWRHDNDYEELSPDPKTDPNIETTQFIQSIGTDTGDPEIQAIKNGEKGVTTYPNGEWNSQTRDGGSFDYETFANAETVGEALDGLHTYLFNWQAIKTDIGPRSDEDFIYAPTLEQAIEQKNNNNLEAHGWDFDLDSHGNGLIYGKNPDGSDELRVMETVANPVTSTPQTIHEQRHPLVEDSNYLNPDHEEFNKYWHPLRFGWDGYSNSQRWNFEEEKRKASVTVRNIASSLHPEDAAGIAARDQNSLGMTTEYLQDFTEKLRTYNQNDADFQELYNQSKILDKLFRDEENNHVIYGGTENPQYAVVEDSSVIEEVWKDEQGRYDDFDQFLRDNPSHSTALDDGNPTLDRDAK
- a CDS encoding helix-turn-helix transcriptional regulator, with the translated sequence MTDGGQPTTQQDGEATNYTELSGFQRDALAAAYELNGRPDETAYGLAIRERLEATGYNQITRGRLYKNLDQLVEAGALEKTTDERDGRSNHYTPTKRGLEFLEAYVRTLTTQLDIHAEITLTQSNTTHPEHRDDRGVRR
- a CDS encoding winged helix-turn-helix transcriptional regulator, encoding MGGRPPDTTDREILVLFRDADDPVLSTSDIADQLSYSLQGTLSRLTTLEQEKVLDSRKIGNAKAWWLTDAGQRFLEDTDADFATDLENS